The sequence below is a genomic window from Candidatus Brocadiaceae bacterium.
GCCGACGTGGCCTACGTGCTCCTGGAACTCAAGAGCGTCTGCAGGCAGGTCATCTTCGAATCGGTCGAGGGCGAGCTGAACGCCTTCCACCTGTCGCGCCTGACCGACGAGGCGATCGACGCCGTCCTGCGCAAGGGCGCCGACCTCTACGAACTGGCCACCCAGGCCGACCACCGGAAGGCCCAGGCGCGCCTGCAGGAGATCTTCACCGCCTGGGAGATCGAGGAGGCGCTGGCCGAGACGGGCACGACCAGCCAGGTGGCCGCCGTGACCGCCGCGAAGCTGGGCGCCCTGTGGGACCTGGCCGGCTACAGGGTCCGGTTCGAGCCCGGCCAGGGCGGGCCGCCGCGGGACCTGACGGACGCGCCCGATCTGCCCCTGCCGATGCTGCGCGAGCAGCGTCAGTTCCTCACCGACCACGAGGCGCGCACGGGCGCCGTCCTGAGCGCCCTGGAAAGGGTCTGTCGCCGGGGCGAAGCCTGCCTCTTCCCGGACGTGCGCGGCCACGAAGGGCTGGTCAACGCGTCCGAACTGCTCGATGCGGGCGTCGGCAGCATTGCCTGCGTGCCCCTGATCCTGCATGAGAAGCCGGCCGGCGCGTTGCTCCTCTACGGGCGGCGGAAGGACATCTTCCGGACGCGCGACCTGGCACGGCTGCGCGACATCTGCTCCGTGCTGGCGCTGGCGCTGGACCGCACGGCCCGTCTGGAACTCTCCCGCAAGGAGGTGGGCGAGGCGGAGGTGATCGCCCGGATCGGCCGGTCCCTGCTGGAGCTGCCCATGCGCAAGGGGCTTCTGGAGGGCGTCGTTGAGGCCCTCCGGACGTTCCGCGACTACTTCGACGTCTCCCTGTTCCGCATCGATGAGCAGGCGGGGGAGTGCGTGCTGGTCGCCGAGGCCGGCCGCGAGCGCCGCTATCGGCCGGCCGGCTACCGCCAGGCGCTCGCGCAGGGCATCATCGGCCTGTGCGCGCGCAGCGGGCGCACCGTCCGATCGGCCGACCCCGCCACGGACAGCCGGCGGGTGATCGGGTTCGCCGAGGAGTACAGGGCGCGCAGCGAACTGGCGGTGCCCGTCGCCTCCGGCAGCAAGGTCCTGGGCGTCATGCACCTCCTGTCGGAACGGGAGGACGACTTCCCGGAGGCCGACCTGGCGGCCTTGGAGCGCGTGGCGCCGCACATCGGCGTGGCCCTTCAGAACGCCAGCATGATGGTGCAAAGGCGCCGGGACCGCCAGGAGATCGAGCAGGCCCACCGTCAGCTCGCCAACATCATCCGCTCGACCGCCGTGGGCATCACCAGCACGCGGCTCGACGGCGTCTACACGCACTGGAGTCCGAGCTGCGAGGAGATGCTCGGCTACTCCGAAGACGAGGTGGTGGGGCGGATGACGCCGGCCGACCTGGCCGGGGAGCCCTACGATCTGGCGGCCCTGCTGGAGGAATGCCGGCTCGCCGGCCGCACCGTGATCGAGCGGACCATGCTGCGCAAGGGCGGGACGCCCGTCATCGTGCGGGAGACCCGCGTGCGGATGGACGACGAGGACGGGCAGCACGTCGGCTTCACCTCGTTCCTTGTGGACGTCACGGACGAGAAGCGCGCCCAGGCCAACCTGCTGCGCGAGCGCGACACGCTGAACCTGGTGGTCGGCGCGATGGGGGCCGGCCTGGCGCTGTATGACCGGTCGCTGAGGCTCCAGTGGGCCAATCGCACCCTGATGGACTGGTTCGGGTTCGGGGACGAGGCCTTCGGGAAGGAGTGCCGCGAGGTGGGCCTCTGCGGGGTCTGCCGGACCGACCTCTGCCCGGTGGCCGAGGCGACCGCCTGCGGGAGGCCCCAGATCCAGATCCACGAGCGCACCGATGCCGGCGGCGTGTGGCACTGCTACCAGCAGGTCTTCACCCCGGTCGTCCACGGCGACACGCGTCTGGTCGTGCTGACGCTGGACATCACCGAACAGCGCCGGCAGACCGAGCAGATGCGGCTCATCAACACGCTGGCGGAGAAGGTCGAGACGTCCCTGGACCTGGAGAAGGTCCTGCACCTCGTTCTGACCTGCATGACCGCAGGGCACGCCATCGGCCTGAACCGTGCGTTCATCTTCCTGATCGATGGCGAGCACCGGAGGCTGTCCGGCCGCATGGCCGTCGGGCCCGTCTCGCCCGACGATGCCCATCGCATCTGGTCCGATCTGGACCAGCGGGGGGTGGACATCTGCGACCTCCTGGGGGTGGGGACCCCCTCGGCCGGCGACCTGAGCCTGACCTCCCTGGTGCTCGGGCTGCACATCCCGCTCTCGAATGCGAACGACACGCTGGTGGCCACGCTGCAGAGCCGCGCGACGGCCCACGTGGGCGACGCGGCCTCGGACCCCGACATGGACGGCCGCGTGGTGGCCGCGCTGGGGCTCGGGGAGTTCGTCTGCGTGCCGCTGGTTGCCCAGGACGAGCCGCTGGGCGTCATGCTGGCCGACAACAAGTTCACGCAGGCGCCCATCGGCCAGGAGCAGGTGGAACTGCTGGAGATGTTCTCCCGGCAGGCCTCCCTGGCTATCGCGAACGCCCGCGCGTACGAGCGGATCCGGGACCAGCTTCACGAACTGCAGGCGACGCGCGACCGGCTGGTCGAGGCCGAGCGCATGGCCAGCGTCGGGCGCATGGCCAGCCACCTCGCGCACGAGATCCGCAACCCGCTCACCGCCATCGGCGGCTTCGCCGCGTCCATCGCCCGGCAGCACAAGGACGACCCGAAGACCGCCCGCAACGCCACGATCATCTACCAGGAGGCCCGGCGGCTTGAACGCACGCTGGTGAACGTGCTGGACTACACCCGCCCGCTGCGGCCGACCAAGCTGCCCGTGAGGATCAACGACCTCGTGCGGGACACCATCGAGCAGTTCCGCAGTGCCATGGGCGAGGAGGGCGTCTCCCTCGACGTGTCGCTGGACGAACGCATCGGCGAGATACCGGCCGATGCGGAGATGGTCAAGCAGGTCATCATCAACCTTCTGAAGAACGCCCTGGAGTCCATGGAGGGGGAGGACGACAGCCGCCTGACCGTCACCACCACCCTCCGGGAAGGCTTGGTGGAACTGGTCGTGTCGGATACCGGCTGCGGCATCCGTCTGGACAGCCTGGACAAGCTGTTCAGTCCGTTCTTCACGACGAAGATCGGCGGGGTGGGACTCGGGTTGTCCGTCTCGCGCCGGATCGTGGCGCAGCACGGGGGCCGGATCGAGGTCGACAGCCGACCGGGCGTCGGCTCGCGTTTCACCGTGACTCTGGCGGCCGCGCCGGCCGGGGAGCATCTGGCCGCCGGCGCGTCATCGACTGAACGGGGATCGAGCACATAGGGGGAGACCATGGCCAGGATACTGCTGGTGGAAGACGAAGAGAACGTGCGCCTCCTCTACAAGCAGGAACTCGAGGAGCAGGGCTACGAGGTGCTCTGCGCCGGCGACGGCCGCACCGCCGTGAAGATGGCCCGGGAGATGTGCCCGGATGTGGTCATCATGGACATCAACCTGCCGGAGCGGATGGACGGGATCGAGTCGATGTCCCGCATCCTGAGCCACAGCAAGGACACGCCCGTGATCCTCAACACCGGCTACAGCGAGTACCAGGACAGCTTCATGAGCTGGGCGGCGGATGCCTACGTGCTGAAGTCGGCCGACTTGGAGCCTCTCCTGGAGGCCATCCGGGACGCCCTGGAGAAGAGGAGTCAGGCACGGGAGTGACCCCCCGGTCGCCGGGAGCCGCCATGCACGGAACGTGGCCCTTGAGAGACACGCTGGTGATGGTCCTCGCCGGAGGGCAGGGGGAGAGGCTGTACCCGCTGACCAAGGACCGGGCCAAGCCGGCCGTGCCCTTCGCGGGAGACTTCCGCCTGATCGACTTCACCCTCAGCAACTGCCTCAACAGCGGCCTGCGCCGCATCTACGTGCTGACGCAGTACAAGAGCGAATCCCTCGACCAGCACCTGCGCACGAGCTGGGACGTCTTCAGCCCCGAGATCGGCGAGTGGATCACGACCAGGCCCCCGCAGAAACGCATGAGCGACGACTGGTACCTGGGCACCGCCGACGCCATCTACCAGAACGTATACACCCTCCAGACCGAGCGTCCCCGACACGTGCTCGTGCTCAGCGGCGATCACCTCTACCGCATGGACTACTCCCTGCTGCTCGAGGAACACACGCGCACGGCCGCGCACGTCACCGTGGCCTGCATGGAGAGGCCGCTCGCAGAGGCCGCCGGCAACCTGGGCGTGCTCGTGGTGGGCGAGAACGACGCCGTGGTGCGCCTGGAGGAGAAGCCGTCCCGGCCCGCGCCGTCGCCCGGCCGTGCCGACACGTGCCTCTGCTCGATGGGCGTCTATGCCTTCCAGACCGAAGCGCTCGTCCGGAGCGTCATCGAGGACGCCAAGCGGAGCGGGGGCCACGACTTCGCCCGTGACGTGCTGCCCGCCATGGTGCGCAGCGGCGCGCAGGTGCATGCCTACCGCTTTCCGGGCCGCTACTGGCGCGACGTCGGCACCATCGACGCCTACTGGGAGGCCCACATGGACCTCGTGCGCGTCCAGCCCGTGCTGAACCTCTACGGCCGCGACTGGCCGTTCCGCGGAGAGACCCAGCACGGCGGCCCGGCCAAGATCGTCTTCGCCGGCGGCAGCCCGGGGACCCCCAAGGCGGAGGTCTTCAACTCCCTGATCTGCCACGGCGCCATCGTCAGCGGCGCCTACGTCTGCGACTCCGTCATCGGCCCCGGCGCCCGCATCGAGGTCGGCAGCCGCATCGAGCAGTCCATCATCATGGACCGCACGGCCATCGGACGCGATGTGCGCATCCGCAGGGCCATCATCGACAAGGACAACACCATACCCGACGGCGCCCGGATCGGGTACGACATCGACTGGGACCGCCGCCACTTCACGGTCAGCGAGGGGGGCGTCGTCGTCATGCCCAAGCGCGTCCCCTTCCCTCGCGCAGACGCCGGAGCGCACGAATGAGCCGTCAGGACTTCCCGGAGCCCCCGCATCCCTCGGCGGAGGAGGACCGGGACGCCATCTTCGCCGTCCCCCGCTCCCCGCGTTCGCTTTTCGTCCACTGGCGCCTGGTCGGATCGGGTGCCTCCGGGGCCGCCCTCGCCGCCGCGGCGGACAGCCAGTGGGTGCTGCGCGTCGTGAACCTGACCGACGGATCGAGCCGGACCATCGCCGTGCCGCCGGAACGCCGCAGCCTGTACGTGGACGTGGAGCCGGGCGAGGTCTACGCCGTCGAACTCGCCCTGCGCGGAGGCCGAAGGTGGCGGACCGTCTGTCGCACACCGCGCATGGCGATGCCGCCCGCCGTGCCCGGCGAGGCCGTGCATCCCGCGCGCCCGGCCTGGCCGAGACCCCGCACCGGCATCCCGGGCCTCGATCTCCACTCGACCCTGCCGCACCTCGGCTCGTCGTTCCAGACGGCCTCTCGGCGCGACGATCCGGGGGCCGAACGGCCCCGTTGACCCCTGCGTTTGACCCTCGGTGCCCCGCAGACCCATGACCCAGGCGAACCTGCTGCTGATCCTCCACTGCCACCTGCCGTACGTGCGGCACCCGGAGCATGACGACTTCCTGGAGGAGGACTGGTTCTTCGAAGCGGTGGCCGAGACCTACGTGCCGCTCCTTCTGGCCCTGGAGCGCCTGGAGGAGGACGCCGTCCCGTTCCCGCTGGCCCTGTCCGTCAGCCCGACGCTCTGTGAGATGCTGGCCAACCCGCTGCTGCAGCGCCGGCTCGCCCGCTACCTCGACCGCCACGTCGATCTGGCCGAGGCCGAAGTCCGGCGGACGCGGGCGACCCCGTTCGCCGACGCCGCGCGGATGTACGCACGCCACTACCGGACCGTGCGGGACGCCTGCGCGACGCGTTACGGCGGCGACATCCTCCAGGCATTCGCGCGGCTGCACAGGGCCGGGCGGCTGGAGCTGATCGCCTCGGCCGCCACGCACGCGCTGCTGCCGCTGCTTGCGTCGCCGCAGGCGCGCCGTGCCCAGGTCGAGGTGGGACTGCAGTGCTTCCGCAGGCACTTCGGCGTCCGCCCCCGGGGCTTCTGGCTGCCAGAATGCGCCTTCGACCCCGCCGTGCCCCGCCTCCTGGCCGAGTTTGGGCTCGGCTGCTTCTTCCTGGACACACACGGGATCCTGCTGGCCGACCCGGCGCCGCCGGCCGGGGTGTTCGCCCCGCTGGCCACGCCGGACGGACCCCTGGCGTTCGGACGCGACGTCGAGACCGGGCGTCAGGTCTGGAGCGCGCAGGAGGGCTACCCCGGCGATCCCGTCTACCGGGAATTCCACCGTGACCTGGGCTACGACGCCGACCCCGAACGCCTGGCGCCCTGCCTGCCCGCCGACGGAGCGCGACGGCCCGTGGGCCTCAAGTACCATCGCGTGACGGGCGCCTGCCCTCTGGGCGACAAGCGGCCCTATGAACCGGCCGCAGCGGTGGCGCGGGCCCGGCAGCATGCCGCGCACTTCGTGGCGCGACGGACCGAGCAGGCCCGCCGCATCGCGCGCGCCCTCGGGCCGGCCCTCGGGCGCGCGCCCGTGATCGTGGCCCCCTACGACGCGGAACTCTTCGGGCACTGGTGGTTCGAGGGCGTACACTTCCTGGAGACCGTGGCCCGTCTGGCCGCGTCGCAGAGTGTCTGGAGGTTCGCGACCCCGGGGGAGTTGCTGGACAACGGCCGGGCCGGCGGCCCGGGCGGGGCGCCCTCGGGCCGGCCGGCCACCTCGAGCTGGGGCGATGGCGGCTACTTCGACCCCTGGGTCAACCCCGCCAATGACTGGATCCAGCCCGCCCTGCAGGCGGCCGACGCGCAGATGCGCGCCCTCGCGCAGATGCGCGCCCTCGCGCAGACGCGCGCCCTCGCGCAGACGCGCGCCCTCGCCGCCGCCTGCGGGCCGCCTGGCGACCTGGCGCGGCGGGCGCTGAACCAGTGCGCCCGCCTGCTCCTGCTCGCGCAGGCCGGGGACTGGCCGTTCCTCGTCTACACCGGCACCGCCCGGCAGTACGCGTCCGGGCGCGTGCGGTCCCTGCTGGGGCGCTTCGACCACCTCGCGCGATGCCTCCGTCGGGGCGGCCTCGAAGAACGAGTCGTGGCCGAACACGAGTGGCTGGACGACCCGTTTCCGGACATCGACTTCCGCGTGTGGACGCCCTCTCGCAGCGATTGACAGTCCGGGCTCGGCAGGGGTATACTCTCGGGACTCGCCGCAGCGAATCGGGGCCTCGACGCGGGCATGGCAGCCGGTTGAGGGAGTTGCCCTGTGTTGCGCTTCTCCCACTGGGCTGACAGAGATCGGGGCCGGGCCCGCCGCCCCTTCGGGCGCCCCTCAGATCCGGATGCAGATACATGGAATTGTGCCAGGTCGCAGTCTACGGTTGCGGCACGGTAGGTCTGGGCGTCTGCCGGATCCTGCTGTCGCCCGGCCCCCTGCACGAGCGGACGGGTGACTCCATCCGCCTGAAGTACGTCGTGGACGGCCGCACCGAGGAACTCGCCGCCGAGTTGCCGAAGGATCGGGGCGTGATCCTGACCGACGACCTGGAGGCGCCCCTGCGGGACCCGGAGGTCGGGGTGGTTGTCGAGCTGTTCGGCGGGACGACGACCGCCCGGACCGTGATCGAGAAGGCCCTGGCCGCCGGCAAGGACGTGGTGACCGCCAACAAGGCCCTGCTGGCCGAGCACGGAGACGAACTCTTCCGTTTCGCCCGGGCGCACGGGCGGAGCATTGCGTTCGAGGCCAGCGTCGCCGGCGGCATCCCCGTCATCGGCAGCATCCGGCGCGGCCTGATCAGCGACCCGATCGAGAGCATCTACGGCATCGTCAACGGCACCTGCAACTACGTGCTGACGGAGATGGACGAACGCGGCCTCTCCTACGAGGACGCCGTGGCGGAAGCCCAGAGGCGGGGCTACGCTGAGGCGGACCCGCGGCTGGACGTGGAGGGCGTCGACTCCGCCCACAAGCTGGCCGTGCTGGTGCGGCTCGCGTTCGGCGTGCGCGTCCGCCTCGAGGACATCCCCTGTGAGGGCATCTCGGGCGTGGACCGGCGGGACATCGAATACGCCCGAGGCCTCGGCTACACGCTGAAGCTGCTCGCCGTGGCCGTCCGGCGCGATGAACGACTGGAATTGAGCGTCTACCCCGCGCTGCTGCACCGGGACCATCCGGTGGCGGTCACGGGAGGCGTCTACAACGCCATCTGCATCCACGCCGGCCATGCGGGCGAACTCGTCATGACCGGCATGGGCGCCGGGCGCCTGCCGACCGCCAGCGCCGTCGTCTCCGACATCGCCGCGATCGCGCTGGGGAAGTACCCGATGCACTTCTCGCGGCTCTCCCAGTTCGGAGACGTGCCGGCGGCCGACCTGGTGCCGCAGGCGGAGTTCGTCAAGCGCTTCTACCTCTGCATGGAGTGTGTCGACAGCCCCGGCGCGCTCGGGAAGGTCGCCACGATCCTGGGCGAGGAAGGCATCAGCATCGCCTCCGTGCACCAGCAGGAGGTGGGGGAGGGCCTGGAAGCGGCCCCCGTCGTCTTCATGACCCACAAGGCGTGCGAGGGCGCCGTCGACCGTGCGCTGGACCGCATCAGCCGGCTGAGCATCGTGCCGGGCGGCCGTCCCCGCATGCTGCGAGTGGAGGACGTCTGAGCCCTGACCTGACCCCATGGGGAGTGGTCCCGTGAAATACTGTATCATCGTGCCCGACGGCGCGGCCGACACCCCCTCGCCGCGCCTGAACGACCGGACGCCCCTGGAAGCCGCCCGCACGCCGAACATGGACCGGGCGGCCTCCGACGGGCTGCTCGGCCTGGTCAACAACGTCCCGCGCCGCCTGTCGCCCGGCAGCGCCGTGGCCATGATGAGCGTCACCGGCAACGACCCCCTGAAGTACTTCACCGGCCGCGGCCCCCTGGAGGCGGCCGACCTGGGCCTGCGCCTGGAGCCCGGCCAGTGGGCCGTTCGCTGCAACCTGGTGACGGTGGCCGACGGTCGGCTCGCGGACTTCACGGCCGGGCACATCAGCACCGCCGAGGCCGACCTTCTCCTGCGCGCCCTGCAGGAGAGCCTCGGATCGCCCGAAATCTCGTTCCACACCGGCACAAGCTACCGGCACGTGCTCATCTACACCGGCCCGGACCCCCTGAACGCGGAGACCACCCCCCCTCACGACGTCGTCGGCCAGGCGGTCCGCGAATGCCTCCCCAGCGGCAAGGGCGCCCCTCTGCTCCTGGACCTCATGCAGCGCTCCCGGGCCCTCCTGGAAGCGCACGACGTCAACCACGTGCGCGTGGACCTCGGCAAGAACCCGGCCAACATGATCTGGCTCTGGGGGCAGGGCGTCGCGCCCGACCTGGAGCCGTTCGAGGCGCGATTCGGCGTGCGCGGGGCCGTCATCAGCGCGGTCAACCTCGTGCGCGGCATCGGGCGCCTGATCGGCTGGGAAGTCGTCGACGTGCCCGGCGCCACGGGCTACGTGGAGACGGACTTCGCCGCCAAGGGCCGCTACGCGATCGACGCGCTCACGCGCTGCGACCTGGTGCTGGTGCACGTCGAAGCCCCCGATGAGGCGAGCCACGAGGGCGACGTCCAGGCCAAGGTACGGTCGATCGAACGCGTCGACAGCCACATCGTTGGGCCGCTGATGGCCCACGCGGCGGACGTTCCCGAGGGGCTCCGGGTGCTCATCCTCCCCGACCACCTCACCTCCGTCGAGGACGGGCGCCACAAGCGGGGCGCCGTGCCGTTCGCCATGTGGGGCGCGGGAGTGAAGGCCGCCTCCGGCTGTCCGTACACCGAGGCCCACGCGGCCGCCTCGGACGTGGAGGTCGACCCGGGCTGGCAACTGATGGACCAGTTCATCGTCCCGGCGCCGTAGCGGCGGGCCGAACACCGTCCATCTCCTTGCTCAGCGCCCGCCGGCCGCCTATAATACGTCGACCGGGTGGGGATGTAGCTCAATTGGGAGAGCGCGGCACTCGCACTGCCGAGGCCGGGGGTTCGAATCCCCTCATCTCCACCACCCCGTTGCGGAGGGCCGCCGGCCCCGAGCACCATCCGGCCGCCGCGCAGACTGCCCCTGATCCCGGGGAGACTGCCGAAATCGCCGGGCATCTCCAACCGCCGCCCGCCAATTCGCCCTCGTGGCTTTGACGCACCGCGAGGCGTTGTATATGCTACGAGGGCATGCGCGCCGGCCGGCGGGACGAATGCGACCGGACGGCCTTCTCTGCAGGGAGCGGAGCGTGCGAATCCAGCGGACGATTGCGTGGGCGGCGGGGTTGGCGCTGATGGCCGCAGGTGCCGGATGTGCCGGCGGCCGGGCCGTCCGGCTCGAGCAGGCGCACCTGTTCTCGGCCACGGGAACCGCCGTTCTCGAGCCGGTCGGCGAGGCGGCCTCGGGCCGGGCCGTCGACTGCGAAGCGGTCGTCGAGGGAGAGGGGCTGGGGTTTGCCGCGCCCGACGCCCGCACCGAGCTGGAGGCGCGGCTGACCGCCCTGGAGGCGGCCCGCGCCCAGGCCATGGCCGTGCTGGTCGAGAAGCTGTTCGGCGCCCAGGTCTACCGCCGGGCCGAGGTGCGCGACCTGCGCTTTGCGAGCGCCGAGACCCGCGTCGATCTCTCGGGCTCCCTGTCCGGCGTCATGCTGGTGGACGGCGACTACGACGCCGAGGAGCGGATGGCCCGCGTTGTGCTGCGGGTCGGGCTCGACGCGAACGGCCGGATCCTCCCCGAGCGACTGCTGCACGGCACGCCGCGCGGCGCGCCGCCGTCGGAGGGCATGCGGCGCGCACAGGCGGAGGAGGCCGCCCGCTGCGACGCCGTCGCGAAGCTGCGTGAGCAACTGGGCGGCGCCTACATCACCAACGAGGTGACCGTCGAAGGTCTGATGCTCGCCCACCAGCGTGCGCGGTCAACGGTGGCCGGGCTGATGGCGGGCGGGGTGGAGTATGGCAAGCCGGTCTGGCCGACGCCGGAGCGCTGCGAGGTCCGGGCCGTCCTGCGTCTGACGGGAGAGGACCTCCGCCGTCTGCGGAGTCTGGTGGAACCGACACGTTGAGCCGGTTGGCGGCTGCCGGACCTCTGACCACGGGGCGGGCGTTCTGCCGTTCTCTGGTTCCTTTTGCCGGGAGATTGGCGATGAAGCTGGTATGGGCGGGTGTGCTGGCGCTGGTG
It includes:
- a CDS encoding DUF4912 domain-containing protein, which encodes MSRQDFPEPPHPSAEEDRDAIFAVPRSPRSLFVHWRLVGSGASGAALAAAADSQWVLRVVNLTDGSSRTIAVPPERRSLYVDVEPGEVYAVELALRGGRRWRTVCRTPRMAMPPAVPGEAVHPARPAWPRPRTGIPGLDLHSTLPHLGSSFQTASRRDDPGAERPR
- the glgC gene encoding glucose-1-phosphate adenylyltransferase → MRDTLVMVLAGGQGERLYPLTKDRAKPAVPFAGDFRLIDFTLSNCLNSGLRRIYVLTQYKSESLDQHLRTSWDVFSPEIGEWITTRPPQKRMSDDWYLGTADAIYQNVYTLQTERPRHVLVLSGDHLYRMDYSLLLEEHTRTAAHVTVACMERPLAEAAGNLGVLVVGENDAVVRLEEKPSRPAPSPGRADTCLCSMGVYAFQTEALVRSVIEDAKRSGGHDFARDVLPAMVRSGAQVHAYRFPGRYWRDVGTIDAYWEAHMDLVRVQPVLNLYGRDWPFRGETQHGGPAKIVFAGGSPGTPKAEVFNSLICHGAIVSGAYVCDSVIGPGARIEVGSRIEQSIIMDRTAIGRDVRIRRAIIDKDNTIPDGARIGYDIDWDRRHFTVSEGGVVVMPKRVPFPRADAGAHE
- a CDS encoding GAF domain-containing protein, with product MSTRSDTSEERRAVARVLREHRDVLIERWMARIRLLTREKDADGLLAEDVLRGDGRELVDVLLVRLEGRSEEADMAAFYRLIFEARRHSMRLADVAYVLLELKSVCRQVIFESVEGELNAFHLSRLTDEAIDAVLRKGADLYELATQADHRKAQARLQEIFTAWEIEEALAETGTTSQVAAVTAAKLGALWDLAGYRVRFEPGQGGPPRDLTDAPDLPLPMLREQRQFLTDHEARTGAVLSALERVCRRGEACLFPDVRGHEGLVNASELLDAGVGSIACVPLILHEKPAGALLLYGRRKDIFRTRDLARLRDICSVLALALDRTARLELSRKEVGEAEVIARIGRSLLELPMRKGLLEGVVEALRTFRDYFDVSLFRIDEQAGECVLVAEAGRERRYRPAGYRQALAQGIIGLCARSGRTVRSADPATDSRRVIGFAEEYRARSELAVPVASGSKVLGVMHLLSEREDDFPEADLAALERVAPHIGVALQNASMMVQRRRDRQEIEQAHRQLANIIRSTAVGITSTRLDGVYTHWSPSCEEMLGYSEDEVVGRMTPADLAGEPYDLAALLEECRLAGRTVIERTMLRKGGTPVIVRETRVRMDDEDGQHVGFTSFLVDVTDEKRAQANLLRERDTLNLVVGAMGAGLALYDRSLRLQWANRTLMDWFGFGDEAFGKECREVGLCGVCRTDLCPVAEATACGRPQIQIHERTDAGGVWHCYQQVFTPVVHGDTRLVVLTLDITEQRRQTEQMRLINTLAEKVETSLDLEKVLHLVLTCMTAGHAIGLNRAFIFLIDGEHRRLSGRMAVGPVSPDDAHRIWSDLDQRGVDICDLLGVGTPSAGDLSLTSLVLGLHIPLSNANDTLVATLQSRATAHVGDAASDPDMDGRVVAALGLGEFVCVPLVAQDEPLGVMLADNKFTQAPIGQEQVELLEMFSRQASLAIANARAYERIRDQLHELQATRDRLVEAERMASVGRMASHLAHEIRNPLTAIGGFAASIARQHKDDPKTARNATIIYQEARRLERTLVNVLDYTRPLRPTKLPVRINDLVRDTIEQFRSAMGEEGVSLDVSLDERIGEIPADAEMVKQVIINLLKNALESMEGEDDSRLTVTTTLREGLVELVVSDTGCGIRLDSLDKLFSPFFTTKIGGVGLGLSVSRRIVAQHGGRIEVDSRPGVGSRFTVTLAAAPAGEHLAAGASSTERGSST
- a CDS encoding cofactor-independent phosphoglycerate mutase, with translation MGSGPVKYCIIVPDGAADTPSPRLNDRTPLEAARTPNMDRAASDGLLGLVNNVPRRLSPGSAVAMMSVTGNDPLKYFTGRGPLEAADLGLRLEPGQWAVRCNLVTVADGRLADFTAGHISTAEADLLLRALQESLGSPEISFHTGTSYRHVLIYTGPDPLNAETTPPHDVVGQAVRECLPSGKGAPLLLDLMQRSRALLEAHDVNHVRVDLGKNPANMIWLWGQGVAPDLEPFEARFGVRGAVISAVNLVRGIGRLIGWEVVDVPGATGYVETDFAAKGRYAIDALTRCDLVLVHVEAPDEASHEGDVQAKVRSIERVDSHIVGPLMAHAADVPEGLRVLILPDHLTSVEDGRHKRGAVPFAMWGAGVKAASGCPYTEAHAAASDVEVDPGWQLMDQFIVPAP
- a CDS encoding homoserine dehydrogenase, whose protein sequence is MELCQVAVYGCGTVGLGVCRILLSPGPLHERTGDSIRLKYVVDGRTEELAAELPKDRGVILTDDLEAPLRDPEVGVVVELFGGTTTARTVIEKALAAGKDVVTANKALLAEHGDELFRFARAHGRSIAFEASVAGGIPVIGSIRRGLISDPIESIYGIVNGTCNYVLTEMDERGLSYEDAVAEAQRRGYAEADPRLDVEGVDSAHKLAVLVRLAFGVRVRLEDIPCEGISGVDRRDIEYARGLGYTLKLLAVAVRRDERLELSVYPALLHRDHPVAVTGGVYNAICIHAGHAGELVMTGMGAGRLPTASAVVSDIAAIALGKYPMHFSRLSQFGDVPAADLVPQAEFVKRFYLCMECVDSPGALGKVATILGEEGISIASVHQQEVGEGLEAAPVVFMTHKACEGAVDRALDRISRLSIVPGGRPRMLRVEDV
- a CDS encoding DUF1957 domain-containing protein gives rise to the protein MTQANLLLILHCHLPYVRHPEHDDFLEEDWFFEAVAETYVPLLLALERLEEDAVPFPLALSVSPTLCEMLANPLLQRRLARYLDRHVDLAEAEVRRTRATPFADAARMYARHYRTVRDACATRYGGDILQAFARLHRAGRLELIASAATHALLPLLASPQARRAQVEVGLQCFRRHFGVRPRGFWLPECAFDPAVPRLLAEFGLGCFFLDTHGILLADPAPPAGVFAPLATPDGPLAFGRDVETGRQVWSAQEGYPGDPVYREFHRDLGYDADPERLAPCLPADGARRPVGLKYHRVTGACPLGDKRPYEPAAAVARARQHAAHFVARRTEQARRIARALGPALGRAPVIVAPYDAELFGHWWFEGVHFLETVARLAASQSVWRFATPGELLDNGRAGGPGGAPSGRPATSSWGDGGYFDPWVNPANDWIQPALQAADAQMRALAQMRALAQTRALAQTRALAAACGPPGDLARRALNQCARLLLLAQAGDWPFLVYTGTARQYASGRVRSLLGRFDHLARCLRRGGLEERVVAEHEWLDDPFPDIDFRVWTPSRSD
- a CDS encoding response regulator; the encoded protein is MARILLVEDEENVRLLYKQELEEQGYEVLCAGDGRTAVKMAREMCPDVVIMDINLPERMDGIESMSRILSHSKDTPVILNTGYSEYQDSFMSWAADAYVLKSADLEPLLEAIRDALEKRSQARE